One segment of Chroococcidiopsis sp. TS-821 DNA contains the following:
- the glsA gene encoding glutaminase A encodes MSNIGDLQSLASSITAVTSPFRNYLNDLYEKYRSLNEGAVADYIPELATAKPEWFGICIVTKDGQLFEVGDCEKLFTIQSISKAFVFGLALEDHGREYVNSKVSVEPTGEAFNAIVLDELTNRPYNPMVNAGAIATTDLIKGKNGTERLKRLLEMFKRYTGREHDINVPVFLSEKATGYRNRAIAYLMLNFGMVSDKIDETLDLYFQQCSILVNAKDLAMLAATLANGGINPITKERAIDERYVQDVISVMLSCGMYDASGEWAYRVGLPAKSGVGGGITAVAPGKLGIGTFSPPLDAKGNSTRGIKVCEDLSKDFGLHLFNVAAPERNLQEWIAGGDGINDW; translated from the coding sequence ATGTCTAATATAGGAGATTTACAGTCGCTTGCCAGTTCGATTACAGCCGTTACGTCTCCCTTTCGCAACTATCTCAATGACTTGTATGAGAAATATCGATCGCTCAATGAGGGTGCTGTTGCCGATTACATCCCCGAATTAGCTACAGCAAAACCAGAGTGGTTTGGTATATGTATCGTTACAAAAGATGGGCAGCTGTTTGAAGTGGGGGATTGCGAGAAACTATTTACGATTCAGTCAATTTCTAAAGCCTTCGTGTTTGGCTTGGCATTAGAAGATCATGGTCGCGAGTATGTCAACAGCAAAGTGAGTGTGGAGCCGACAGGGGAAGCCTTTAACGCGATCGTGCTAGATGAACTCACTAATCGTCCGTACAATCCGATGGTCAATGCAGGAGCGATCGCCACTACCGACCTGATTAAAGGTAAAAATGGCACCGAACGCCTGAAACGATTACTGGAAATGTTTAAACGCTACACCGGACGAGAACATGACATCAACGTGCCTGTCTTTTTATCCGAAAAGGCAACGGGCTATCGCAATCGAGCGATCGCATATTTAATGCTGAACTTTGGTATGGTCAGCGACAAAATCGATGAAACATTGGATCTCTACTTTCAGCAATGTTCAATCTTGGTGAATGCTAAAGATCTCGCAATGCTGGCAGCAACTCTCGCCAATGGCGGCATCAATCCTATAACTAAAGAACGCGCGATAGATGAACGCTACGTGCAAGATGTGATTAGTGTGATGCTCAGTTGCGGTATGTATGATGCCTCAGGCGAGTGGGCGTATCGGGTAGGACTACCTGCAAAAAGTGGTGTGGGTGGTGGCATTACGGCAGTTGCTCCAGGGAAATTGGGCATTGGCACTTTCTCTCCACCGCTGGATGCAAAAGGCAACAGCACGCGCGGCATTAAGGTCTGTGAAGACCTGTCAAAAGATTTTGGTTTGCATTTGTTTAATGTAGCCGCACCAGAACGCAACTTGCAAGAATGGATTGCAGGTGGGGATGGGATCAATGACTGGTAA
- a CDS encoding MinD/ParA family protein: MPKVISVHSYRGGTGKSNFTANLSTTVAALGNRVGVVDTDVPSPGIHSLFCLEPEQMGKTLNNYLWGESAIEDAAYDISSNVGLSGDGKLYLVPSSVKADDIARILKDGYDVKLMNDGFRRLVKALQLDYLFIDTHPGLSKETFLSIAISHVLILILRPDKQDYQGTAVTIDVARQLKVRKMLLAINKAYSKLNIEALKQKVEETYNETVAGVFPLSEDIVQLASEGVFCVKYPEHPVSQEFRKVAQQIVEGA; the protein is encoded by the coding sequence ATGCCGAAAGTTATTTCAGTCCATTCGTATCGAGGTGGGACGGGTAAGTCTAACTTTACTGCTAACTTATCAACCACAGTTGCTGCTTTAGGCAACCGTGTGGGCGTTGTAGATACAGATGTTCCCTCGCCAGGAATTCATAGTTTGTTTTGTCTAGAGCCAGAGCAGATGGGCAAAACCCTGAATAATTACTTGTGGGGAGAAAGTGCAATCGAGGATGCAGCTTACGATATCAGTAGCAATGTGGGGCTAAGTGGTGATGGAAAGCTATATTTGGTTCCTTCCAGTGTTAAAGCAGATGATATTGCCCGCATCTTAAAAGATGGTTACGATGTCAAGCTCATGAATGATGGCTTTCGTCGTTTAGTTAAAGCATTGCAATTAGATTATTTGTTTATTGATACCCATCCTGGTTTATCCAAGGAAACCTTTTTGTCGATCGCTATTTCCCACGTGCTAATCCTGATTCTGCGCCCCGATAAGCAAGATTACCAAGGCACAGCAGTCACAATCGATGTGGCACGGCAACTCAAAGTTCGCAAAATGTTGCTAGCAATCAATAAAGCATACAGCAAGCTGAATATAGAAGCACTGAAACAAAAAGTGGAAGAAACCTACAACGAAACGGTAGCAGGGGTGTTTCCTTTGTCGGAAGATATAGTACAGCTTGCCAGTGAAGGCGTGTTTTGCGTGAAATATCCAGAACATCCAGTAAGTCAAGAGTTCCGCAAAGTGGCGCAGCAAATTGTGGAGGGAGCGTAA
- a CDS encoding PAS domain S-box protein, producing MTGKTTKNFPGKFRLRTTLVAPFVLQIIAAFGLVGWIAYRSGQQAVNDVASQLRTELTYRITERLESYVAIPKAINRLNAIAFAQGDIDVSNPRGEHLFWQQMQIYPTLSFVYCGDEQGGFFGVRRFAEQNRTDVVLQLSNSDTNFIRQGFGFDARGNRTVPMGNFDKPFDPRVRPWYQAAKAAGGEVWSEIYLAFSTLFPTVTASIPVYDQNNSLIGACGTDFFLPQELSLFLQNLEIGKTGTAFIMERSGRLVATSSVEPMVIGEGEESERLLATASTNSIIRATAEDLNRRFSNLNEIQSVQQLDFSLNRERQYIQVVPFQDGNLDWLVVLTIPESDFMAQINASRRNALWLSLVTLALAIAIGIFTSRWVTKPIYRVSHASDKLAQGELNQYVKPSFITELDTLASSFNTMAKQLKESFDALRQSEATNRAIVTAIPDLMIRAKGDGTYLDIIGSDRLRGVHGVRQFSPGRTVQESLPPDLANQRMHYIQQALATGELQIYEQRITINEQTQDEEVRILVLGDDEVLVMVRDITDRKQAEESLRIAEENYRSIFENALEGIFQSSPEGRFINVNPALAKIYGYDSPSEMLESITDIGKQLYVDPEKRFEFKTLLEKQDAAIDFEYRCYCKDGSIIWIQIDARAVKDNSGKVLYYEGIVQDITDRKRREDELRRQLEELRIEIDQKTREKEVAMLTESSYFQEVQQEIAEVDLDEFWS from the coding sequence ATGACTGGTAAGACTACCAAGAACTTCCCAGGGAAATTTCGCCTGCGCACAACCTTGGTAGCGCCCTTCGTGTTGCAAATTATTGCCGCCTTCGGGTTGGTGGGATGGATTGCTTACCGCAGTGGACAACAGGCTGTCAATGACGTCGCCAGTCAACTTCGTACCGAACTCACTTATCGAATTACGGAAAGGCTAGAATCCTACGTTGCAATCCCTAAGGCGATCAATCGCTTGAATGCGATCGCGTTTGCGCAGGGAGATATTGATGTCAGCAACCCCAGGGGCGAACACCTCTTTTGGCAGCAAATGCAGATTTACCCAACCCTAAGCTTTGTGTATTGTGGAGATGAGCAGGGAGGCTTTTTTGGCGTCAGGAGGTTTGCAGAGCAAAACCGCACAGATGTTGTTCTGCAATTGAGCAATTCTGATACAAACTTTATTCGCCAAGGTTTCGGCTTCGACGCGCGAGGTAATCGCACAGTACCAATGGGCAACTTCGACAAACCCTTTGACCCGCGAGTGCGCCCCTGGTATCAAGCAGCAAAAGCAGCAGGTGGGGAAGTTTGGAGTGAAATCTACCTTGCCTTTTCCACTTTGTTTCCTACGGTGACAGCAAGTATTCCGGTTTACGATCAAAACAATTCTCTGATTGGAGCCTGTGGAACTGACTTTTTCTTGCCCCAAGAGTTGAGTCTGTTCTTGCAAAATTTAGAGATTGGTAAGACAGGTACGGCATTTATTATGGAGCGATCGGGACGATTGGTCGCTACTTCGTCTGTAGAACCGATGGTAATAGGGGAAGGAGAAGAGAGTGAACGGCTATTGGCAACGGCTAGCACTAATTCAATCATTCGAGCCACAGCCGAGGATCTCAATCGTCGTTTTAGCAATCTCAACGAAATTCAATCTGTTCAACAACTCGATTTCAGCCTGAATAGAGAACGGCAATACATCCAGGTGGTTCCCTTCCAGGATGGCAATTTGGACTGGTTGGTGGTTCTGACCATTCCTGAATCAGATTTCATGGCACAGATCAATGCCAGTCGGCGTAATGCCTTGTGGTTAAGCTTAGTAACGTTGGCTTTGGCGATCGCCATCGGTATTTTCACTTCTCGTTGGGTCACTAAACCGATTTACCGAGTCTCCCACGCTTCTGACAAGCTGGCTCAAGGCGAACTCAATCAGTATGTGAAACCCAGTTTCATTACTGAACTTGATACGCTGGCAAGTTCCTTCAACACGATGGCGAAGCAACTGAAGGAATCATTTGATGCACTGCGACAAAGTGAAGCAACAAACCGCGCCATTGTCACAGCCATCCCTGATTTAATGATCCGTGCCAAAGGAGATGGAACCTATTTGGATATTATCGGTAGCGATCGCTTACGGGGAGTGCACGGAGTCAGACAATTTAGTCCTGGTAGAACTGTGCAAGAATCACTTCCGCCCGATTTGGCTAACCAGCGAATGCATTATATCCAGCAAGCCTTAGCTACAGGTGAATTACAGATTTACGAGCAACGCATCACGATAAACGAGCAAACCCAGGATGAAGAAGTCAGAATTTTAGTATTGGGAGACGATGAAGTATTGGTTATGGTGCGCGATATTACCGATCGCAAGCAAGCCGAAGAATCGTTACGTATCGCCGAAGAAAACTATCGCAGCATCTTTGAAAATGCTCTAGAGGGCATCTTTCAATCCAGCCCTGAAGGTCGATTCATTAACGTGAATCCAGCATTAGCAAAGATTTATGGTTATGATTCTCCCAGCGAGATGCTTGAAAGCATCACCGACATTGGTAAGCAGCTTTATGTCGATCCAGAAAAACGGTTTGAATTCAAAACATTGCTAGAAAAGCAAGATGCGGCAATAGATTTTGAATACCGTTGCTATTGCAAAGATGGCAGTATCATTTGGATACAGATTGATGCCCGCGCTGTCAAAGACAACAGTGGTAAGGTTCTCTACTACGAAGGCATTGTGCAAGATATTACAGACCGCAAACGGCGCGAAGATGAACTGAGACGACAATTAGAAGAGTTGAGAATTGAAATTGACCAGAAAACTCGGGAAAAAGAAGTAGCAATGCTGACTGAAAGTAGCTACTTTCAGGAAGTGCAGCAAGAAATAGCAGAAGTAGACTTGGATGAATTTTGGAGTTAA
- a CDS encoding magnesium chelatase subunit H, translated as MFTHVKSTIRHIAPENLQGRSLIKVVYVVLESQYQSALSQAVRAINAKNTSVAIEISGYLVEELRDAGNYEDFKRDVAEANIFIASLIFIEDLAEKVVAAVEPHRDRLDAAVVFPSMPQVMRLNKMGSFSMAQLGQSKSAIAQFMRKRKEKSGSSFQDGMLKLLQTLPKVLKYLPIDKAQDARNFMLSFQYWLGGSPENLENFLLMLADKYVPSLQQKVNFQDPVTYPEMGIWHPLAPHMFEDVKEYLNWYNSRKDIPADLKDPLAPCVGLVLQRTHLVTGDDAHYVAMVQEIEAMGARVIAVFAGGLDFSKPVDAYFYEPTAKTPVPLVDTVVSLTGFALVGGPARQDHPKAIESLKRLNRPYMVALPLVFQTTEEWQDSDLGLHPIQVALQIAIPELDGAIEPIILSGRDGTTGKAIALQDRIEAVAQRALKWANLRRKPKLQKRVAITVFSFPPDKGNVGTAAYLDVFGSIYEVMQALQRNGYDVQNLPESAEKLMQEVIHDAQAQYSSPELNIAYRMSVPQYEELTPYSERLEENWGPPPGHLNSDGQNLLIYGKHFGNVFIGVQPTFGYEGDPMRLLFSRSASPHHGFAAYYTYLERVWQADAVLHFGTHGSLEFMPGKQIGMSGECYPDNLIGTIPNIYYYAANNPSEATIAKRRSYAETISYLTPPAENAGLYKGLKELSELIASYQTLKDSGRGIPIVNTIMDKCRIVNLDKDIALPEIDAKDMSAEERDTIVGSVYRKLMEIESRLLPCGLHVIGKPPTAEEAIATLVNIAGLDRPEEEILSLPRIVANSIGRDIDEIYRNSDRGILEDVQLLQEITLATRDAVSALVKAQTDADGRVSKVSKLNFFNMGKKEPWLEALHQAGYPKVDPQALKPLFEYLEFCLQQIVADNELGALLKALEGEYVLPGPGGDPIRNPDVLPTGKNIHALDPQSIPTTAAVQSAKIVVDRLIARQKADNGGQYPETIACVLWGTDNIKTYGESLAQILWMVGVRPVPDALGRVNKLELIPLEELGRPRIDVVVNCSGVFRDLFINQMNLLDQAVKMAAEADEPPSMNFIRKHAMQQAEEMGINLRQAATRVFSNASGSYSSNINLAVENSTWESEAELQEMYLKRKSFAFTSDNPGTMEESRKIFESALKTAEVTFQNLDSSEISLTDVSHYFDSDPTKVVASLRGDGKTPAAYIADTTTANAQVRTLSETVRLDARTKLLNPKWYEGMLSHGYEGVRELSKRLVNTMGWSATAGAVDNWIYEDTNATFIQDEAMRQRLMNLNPHSFRKVVATLLEVNGRGYWETSESNLELLRELYQEVEDRIEGIE; from the coding sequence ATGTTTACACACGTCAAGTCCACCATTCGTCACATCGCTCCTGAAAATCTCCAGGGACGTTCTTTAATCAAGGTGGTCTATGTCGTGCTTGAGTCACAGTACCAAAGTGCGTTATCGCAAGCAGTGCGCGCGATTAATGCAAAGAACACATCTGTGGCTATTGAAATTAGCGGCTACTTGGTTGAAGAACTCCGAGATGCAGGAAACTACGAGGACTTCAAACGTGACGTTGCCGAGGCAAATATATTTATCGCTTCATTAATTTTTATCGAAGATTTAGCAGAAAAAGTTGTTGCCGCAGTTGAACCGCACCGCGATCGCTTAGATGCAGCGGTTGTCTTTCCTTCGATGCCGCAAGTGATGCGTCTCAATAAAATGGGTAGCTTCTCGATGGCACAGTTAGGACAATCGAAAAGTGCGATCGCTCAATTTATGCGCAAGCGTAAAGAAAAATCTGGCTCATCGTTCCAAGATGGAATGCTCAAGCTGTTGCAAACGCTACCAAAAGTGCTGAAGTATCTGCCGATTGACAAAGCACAAGATGCGCGTAACTTTATGTTGAGCTTTCAGTATTGGTTAGGTGGCTCGCCAGAAAACTTGGAAAACTTTTTGCTGATGCTGGCAGATAAATATGTACCTTCATTACAGCAAAAGGTGAACTTCCAAGATCCCGTAACGTATCCGGAAATGGGGATTTGGCATCCTTTAGCACCACACATGTTTGAGGATGTTAAAGAATACCTCAACTGGTACAACAGCCGCAAGGATATCCCCGCGGACCTCAAAGATCCTCTAGCCCCGTGCGTTGGCTTAGTGTTGCAGCGCACGCACCTTGTCACAGGTGATGACGCGCACTATGTCGCTATGGTGCAAGAAATCGAAGCAATGGGCGCGCGAGTCATTGCCGTATTTGCTGGCGGTTTAGATTTTTCTAAACCTGTGGATGCTTACTTCTACGAACCAACCGCAAAAACACCTGTGCCACTGGTGGATACAGTAGTATCGCTGACAGGTTTTGCGTTAGTGGGAGGTCCAGCTAGACAAGATCATCCCAAAGCAATTGAATCGCTCAAGCGTTTGAATCGTCCGTATATGGTGGCATTGCCATTAGTGTTTCAAACGACCGAAGAGTGGCAAGATAGCGATTTAGGATTGCACCCGATTCAAGTGGCATTACAGATTGCGATTCCTGAACTCGATGGTGCGATTGAACCAATTATTTTATCAGGCAGAGACGGCACAACCGGAAAAGCGATCGCCTTACAAGATCGCATCGAAGCTGTCGCGCAACGAGCATTAAAATGGGCAAACTTGCGCCGCAAACCGAAACTACAAAAGCGCGTGGCAATTACTGTCTTTAGTTTCCCACCGGATAAAGGTAATGTAGGAACAGCGGCGTATCTTGATGTCTTCGGCTCAATTTACGAAGTCATGCAGGCATTGCAGCGCAATGGCTACGACGTGCAGAACTTGCCAGAGTCCGCTGAAAAGTTGATGCAAGAAGTGATTCACGACGCGCAAGCGCAGTACAGCAGTCCTGAATTAAATATTGCCTATCGGATGTCCGTTCCTCAGTACGAGGAGCTAACACCTTATTCAGAAAGATTAGAGGAAAACTGGGGACCACCGCCAGGACATCTTAATAGCGACGGGCAAAATCTGCTGATTTACGGCAAACACTTTGGGAATGTCTTTATCGGCGTACAGCCAACATTCGGTTACGAAGGCGATCCGATGCGGTTGTTGTTCTCGCGCTCCGCAAGTCCCCATCACGGTTTTGCAGCATACTACACGTACTTAGAGCGTGTTTGGCAAGCTGACGCGGTGTTGCACTTTGGCACGCATGGTTCGTTAGAATTCATGCCAGGAAAACAGATTGGGATGTCTGGCGAGTGCTATCCCGATAACTTAATTGGTACGATTCCTAACATCTACTACTACGCAGCAAATAACCCCAGCGAAGCCACAATTGCCAAACGCCGCAGCTACGCGGAAACGATCTCTTACCTAACTCCTCCTGCGGAAAACGCTGGGTTATATAAAGGATTAAAAGAACTGAGCGAACTGATCGCTTCGTATCAAACGCTCAAAGATAGCGGACGCGGTATCCCGATCGTCAATACGATTATGGATAAGTGTCGCATTGTCAACTTGGATAAAGATATTGCTTTACCCGAAATCGATGCGAAAGATATGTCGGCGGAGGAACGCGATACAATTGTCGGTTCGGTGTATCGTAAGCTGATGGAAATCGAGTCGCGACTTTTACCGTGTGGTTTGCACGTGATTGGTAAGCCACCGACAGCAGAAGAAGCGATCGCCACTTTAGTAAATATCGCCGGACTCGACCGCCCAGAAGAAGAAATTCTGAGTCTACCTCGGATTGTTGCCAATAGCATTGGTCGCGATATTGATGAAATTTATCGTAATAGCGATCGCGGTATTCTCGAAGATGTGCAATTGCTGCAAGAAATCACGCTCGCAACGCGCGATGCTGTCAGCGCTTTAGTCAAAGCCCAAACCGACGCAGATGGACGAGTTTCCAAGGTTTCTAAACTCAATTTCTTCAACATGGGTAAAAAAGAGCCTTGGTTAGAAGCACTGCATCAAGCAGGCTACCCCAAAGTTGACCCCCAAGCGTTGAAACCGCTGTTCGAGTATCTCGAATTCTGCTTACAGCAAATTGTCGCTGATAACGAACTGGGTGCCTTACTCAAAGCCCTCGAAGGCGAATATGTCCTTCCTGGACCTGGCGGCGATCCGATTCGCAATCCTGATGTGCTTCCCACTGGCAAAAACATCCACGCCCTCGATCCGCAATCGATTCCCACAACTGCTGCGGTACAATCTGCCAAAATTGTTGTCGATCGCCTAATTGCACGACAAAAAGCAGATAATGGCGGTCAATATCCTGAGACGATCGCGTGTGTCCTCTGGGGTACTGACAACATCAAAACCTATGGCGAATCCCTCGCACAAATTCTATGGATGGTGGGCGTGCGCCCTGTTCCTGATGCTTTGGGAAGAGTAAATAAACTTGAACTCATTCCGTTAGAAGAATTAGGACGTCCGCGCATCGATGTGGTTGTTAACTGTTCTGGTGTGTTTCGCGACTTGTTCATCAACCAAATGAACTTGCTCGATCAAGCTGTCAAAATGGCAGCGGAAGCCGACGAACCACCATCGATGAACTTCATCCGCAAACACGCGATGCAACAAGCCGAGGAAATGGGGATCAATTTGCGTCAAGCTGCTACCCGCGTCTTCTCGAATGCTTCGGGTTCTTATTCATCTAATATCAACTTAGCCGTCGAAAACAGCACGTGGGAAAGCGAAGCCGAGTTACAGGAAATGTATCTCAAGCGTAAATCTTTCGCCTTCACCTCCGATAACCCTGGCACAATGGAAGAGTCGCGGAAGATTTTTGAAAGTGCTTTAAAAACTGCAGAAGTCACCTTCCAAAACCTCGATTCTTCGGAAATTAGCCTTACAGACGTATCGCACTATTTTGACTCCGATCCTACTAAAGTAGTCGCAAGTTTACGCGGCGATGGTAAGACTCCAGCAGCTTACATCGCAGATACAACAACCGCAAACGCGCAGGTTCGCACTTTATCCGAAACCGTACGTCTCGACGCCCGTACCAAATTACTCAATCCCAAGTGGTACGAGGGAATGTTGAGTCACGGCTACGAAGGTGTTCGCGAACTCTCGAAGCGCCTTGTCAATACAATGGGTTGGAGTGCAACAGCTGGCGCGGTGGATAACTGGATTTATGAGGATACCAACGCCACATTTATCCAAGATGAAGCGATGCGTCAGCGGTTAATGAATCTCAATCCGCATTCATTCCGTAAAGTTGTCGCCACTTTATTAGAAGTCAACGGACGCGGCTATTGGGAAACGAGTGAAAGTAATCTCGAACTCCTCCGCGAGTTGTATCAAGAAGTCGAAGACCGCATTGAGGGAATCGAGTAG
- a CDS encoding lipid-A-disaccharide synthase: MPEIDILILSNGPGEITTWVRPVVKALRQQLGNSTQVRISVVLSPCPNASGKEAAIAQSYPEVDRVQAASHFWRFLLTGKTAENWDWRTHGVVLFLGGDQFFPVAIGQRLGYRTVIYAEWDARWYRWIDRFGVMKAELLSRIPAQYLHKFTVVGDLMAEVSRGVKDAGCKARQKQLIGLLPGSKPAKLSQGVPLSLAIAQQIHAQKPETEFVIPVAPTLDLETLAKFADPQFNSMTEHFGGVSAELITTAARPFFKTNTGLRIELETRSPAYDLLAECSLCLTTVGANTAELGALAVPMIVLLPTQQLDAMRAWDGLPGLFANLPVVGSSMAKIINWLALRRLGLLAWPNIWAKSEIVPELVGNLQPHAVAEFALDYLNHPEKLAAMREQLRRIRGESGAAQKLASIVKEVID; the protein is encoded by the coding sequence ATGCCAGAAATTGATATTTTAATTCTCTCAAACGGTCCAGGAGAAATTACAACGTGGGTACGTCCGGTTGTTAAAGCATTGCGTCAACAATTGGGAAATTCGACTCAAGTCCGCATTTCTGTCGTTTTGTCGCCATGTCCAAATGCAAGTGGTAAAGAAGCAGCGATCGCGCAAAGTTACCCAGAAGTCGATCGCGTCCAAGCTGCATCACATTTTTGGCGATTTCTTTTAACAGGTAAAACCGCAGAAAATTGGGATTGGCGAACGCATGGTGTCGTTCTTTTCTTGGGCGGGGATCAATTTTTTCCAGTTGCGATCGGTCAGCGTCTCGGCTACCGCACTGTCATTTATGCTGAATGGGATGCGCGGTGGTATCGCTGGATCGATCGCTTTGGCGTAATGAAAGCTGAACTACTTTCCCGTATTCCGGCGCAGTACTTGCATAAGTTTACGGTTGTTGGTGACTTGATGGCAGAAGTATCGCGAGGGGTAAAAGATGCAGGGTGCAAAGCGAGACAAAAACAGTTAATTGGGTTGTTACCAGGGTCAAAACCTGCAAAATTGAGTCAAGGTGTACCGTTATCATTGGCGATCGCGCAGCAGATTCACGCGCAAAAACCAGAAACAGAATTTGTCATTCCTGTTGCGCCTACACTCGATTTAGAAACTCTAGCCAAGTTTGCCGATCCACAATTTAATTCGATGACCGAGCATTTTGGTGGTGTCAGTGCTGAATTAATCACAACTGCGGCGCGTCCATTTTTTAAAACAAACACCGGATTGCGTATCGAGTTAGAAACGCGATCGCCTGCGTATGACTTACTCGCCGAGTGTAGTCTGTGCTTGACAACTGTCGGCGCAAATACAGCAGAGTTAGGCGCTTTAGCTGTGCCAATGATTGTATTACTACCTACGCAACAACTCGATGCCATGCGGGCTTGGGATGGACTTCCAGGACTATTTGCAAATTTACCTGTTGTTGGCTCTAGCATGGCAAAAATTATTAATTGGCTCGCATTACGACGCTTAGGTTTACTCGCATGGCCTAATATTTGGGCAAAGTCTGAAATTGTCCCCGAACTTGTCGGAAACCTGCAACCGCACGCTGTTGCGGAATTTGCCTTAGATTACTTGAACCATCCTGAAAAACTCGCAGCCATGCGCGAACAACTCCGTCGTATTCGCGGCGAATCTGGCGCAGCCCAAAAACTTGCAAGCATCGTCAAAGAAGTTATTGATTAA
- the fbp gene encoding class 1 fructose-bisphosphatase, with protein sequence MAEAQQPLDYEYALDRDCTTLSRHVLQQLQSFAPDAQDLSALMNRIALAGKLIARRLSRAGLMEGVLGFTGDVNIQGESVKKMDVYANDVFISVFKQSGLVCRLASEEMERPYYIPENCPIGRYTLLYDPIDGSSNTDINLSLGSIFAIRQQEGEDRDGTASDLLQSGRKQIAAGYILYGPSTMLVYSIGKGVHSFSLDPSLGEFILTEENIQIPTKGPVYSVNEGNFWQWEESIREYIRYVHRTEGYTARYSGAMVSDIHRVLVQGGVFLYPGTTKKPEGKIRLLYESAPLAFLIEQAGGRASTGTQEILDVVPEQLHQRTPLIIGSRENVELVESFIQQQAKAHSEKTMMARSRVPQ encoded by the coding sequence ATGGCTGAAGCGCAACAACCACTAGACTACGAGTACGCGCTAGACCGCGATTGTACAACGTTATCACGGCACGTATTACAGCAACTACAAAGCTTCGCGCCGGATGCACAAGACCTCAGCGCTTTAATGAATCGCATCGCCTTGGCTGGTAAGCTCATAGCCCGACGTCTCAGTCGTGCAGGGTTAATGGAGGGTGTCTTGGGCTTTACGGGAGACGTTAATATTCAAGGCGAATCCGTTAAAAAGATGGATGTTTATGCGAACGATGTTTTCATCTCGGTATTCAAGCAAAGTGGTTTAGTTTGTCGTTTAGCTTCCGAGGAGATGGAAAGACCTTACTACATTCCAGAAAACTGTCCCATCGGTCGCTATACACTGCTTTACGACCCGATCGACGGCTCCTCGAATACAGATATTAACTTAAGCTTAGGTTCCATTTTTGCCATTCGGCAGCAAGAAGGAGAAGACCGCGATGGCACGGCAAGTGACTTGTTACAAAGTGGTCGCAAACAAATTGCCGCAGGCTACATCCTTTACGGTCCTAGTACAATGTTAGTGTACTCGATTGGCAAAGGCGTTCACTCATTCTCGCTTGACCCTAGTTTAGGCGAATTTATTTTAACTGAAGAAAATATTCAGATTCCCACAAAAGGACCTGTATATAGCGTTAATGAAGGTAACTTCTGGCAGTGGGAAGAGTCAATTCGCGAGTATATCCGCTACGTGCATCGTACAGAAGGCTATACAGCGCGCTACAGCGGAGCAATGGTCAGTGACATCCACCGCGTTTTAGTACAAGGTGGCGTGTTTCTCTATCCAGGAACAACAAAAAAACCAGAAGGGAAAATTCGTTTGTTATACGAGTCTGCTCCTCTAGCCTTTCTGATTGAACAAGCAGGCGGAAGAGCGAGTACGGGAACTCAGGAAATTTTAGACGTAGTACCCGAACAACTTCATCAACGCACGCCTTTGATCATTGGAAGTAGGGAAAACGTTGAGTTAGTAGAGTCATTTATTCAGCAACAAGCAAAAGCACACAGCGAAAAAACAATGATGGCTCGTTCGCGCGTACCACAATAA